A genomic segment from Microbacterium sp. SORGH_AS_0428 encodes:
- a CDS encoding FMN reductase gives MSTRRIAVISAGLSNPSSTRMLADRLLAATARELAERDMEITADVFELRDYAHDITNNLLTGFAPTALETMINTVVSADALIVVTPIFSTSYSGLFKSFIDVLDPDALRGKPVLIGANAGTARHSLAIDYAIRPLFAYLHADAVSTGVFAASADWGGSGDQVATLSSRVDKGARELAEAIARRSPVVDADPFDPANYLGEGRSFGHLLGGLSGE, from the coding sequence ATGAGCACCCGACGTATCGCCGTCATCTCGGCGGGACTGTCGAACCCCTCGTCGACCCGGATGCTGGCCGACCGCCTGCTCGCCGCCACGGCGCGCGAGCTGGCGGAGCGGGACATGGAGATCACCGCCGACGTGTTCGAGCTGCGCGACTATGCGCACGACATCACGAACAACCTGCTCACCGGATTCGCACCCACGGCGCTGGAGACGATGATCAACACGGTGGTGTCGGCCGACGCGCTCATCGTCGTGACTCCGATCTTCTCCACCAGCTACTCGGGGCTCTTCAAGTCGTTCATCGACGTGCTGGATCCCGACGCGCTGCGCGGCAAGCCGGTGCTCATCGGCGCGAACGCGGGCACCGCCCGCCACTCGCTGGCGATCGACTACGCGATCCGCCCGCTGTTCGCCTATCTCCACGCGGATGCGGTCTCGACCGGCGTGTTCGCCGCCTCCGCCGACTGGGGCGGCAGCGGAGATCAGGTGGCGACGCTCTCCAGCCGCGTGGACAAGGGGGCGCGGGAGCTGGCCGAGGCCATCGCCCGCCGCAGCCCCGTCGTCGACGCCGACCCGTTCGATCCGGCCAACTACCTCGGCGAGGGCCGCTCGTTCGGCCACCTGCTGGGAGGTCTGTCGGGGGAGTGA
- a CDS encoding LLM class flavin-dependent oxidoreductase, which yields MQFGIFTVSDITQDPVSGHTPSEAERIRNTITIAKHAEEVGLDVFALGEHHNPPFWSSSPTTTLAAIAAQTERLLVSTATTLITTNDPVKIAEDFAMLQHVSNGRTDIMLGRGNTGPVYPWFGKDIRQGLPIALENYALLHKLWREDVVDWEGKFRTPLQGFTATPRPLDGVPPFVWHGSIRTPEVAEQAAYYGDGFFANNIFWPAEHYQRLIALYRQRYAHYGHGTPEQAIVGLGGQVFMRANSQDAVNEFRPYFDNAPVYGHGPSMEDFTQMTPLTVGSPQQVIDRYAGMRDLFGDYQRQLFLMDHAGLPLKIVLEQLDILGGEVVPVLRKELAKNRPADVPDAPTHENLVRKTYGDAEPRQATPRANRGDNLTSGSPYQDTPQPVGAAFGAAATRSA from the coding sequence ATGCAGTTCGGCATCTTCACGGTCTCGGACATCACCCAGGACCCGGTGTCGGGTCACACCCCGAGCGAAGCGGAGCGCATCCGCAACACCATCACGATCGCCAAGCACGCCGAGGAGGTGGGGCTGGACGTCTTCGCCCTCGGCGAGCACCACAACCCGCCCTTCTGGTCGTCGTCGCCGACCACGACGCTCGCAGCGATCGCCGCGCAGACCGAGCGGCTGCTCGTGTCGACCGCCACGACTCTCATCACCACGAACGACCCGGTGAAGATCGCCGAGGACTTCGCGATGCTGCAGCACGTCTCCAACGGCCGCACCGACATCATGCTCGGACGCGGCAACACCGGCCCTGTCTACCCCTGGTTCGGCAAGGACATCCGTCAGGGCTTGCCCATCGCGCTGGAGAACTATGCGCTGCTGCACAAGCTGTGGCGTGAGGACGTCGTGGACTGGGAGGGCAAGTTCCGCACCCCGCTGCAGGGCTTCACCGCCACCCCGCGTCCCCTCGACGGTGTGCCTCCCTTCGTGTGGCACGGCTCGATCCGCACGCCGGAGGTCGCCGAGCAGGCCGCCTACTACGGTGACGGCTTCTTCGCGAACAACATCTTCTGGCCGGCCGAGCACTACCAGCGCCTGATCGCGCTGTACCGTCAGCGCTACGCCCACTACGGACACGGCACGCCCGAGCAGGCGATCGTGGGCCTCGGCGGACAGGTGTTCATGCGCGCCAACTCGCAGGACGCCGTCAACGAGTTCCGTCCCTACTTCGACAACGCCCCCGTCTACGGACACGGCCCGTCGATGGAGGACTTCACGCAGATGACGCCCCTCACCGTCGGCTCGCCCCAGCAGGTCATCGACCGCTACGCCGGTATGCGCGACCTGTTCGGCGACTACCAGCGCCAGCTGTTCCTCATGGACCACGCGGGTCTGCCTCTGAAGATCGTGCTCGAGCAGCTCGACATCCTGGGTGGCGAGGTCGTGCCGGTGCTGCGCAAGGAGCTCGCGAAGAACCGTCCCGCCGACGTGCCGGACGCGCCCACCCACGAGAACCTGGTGCGCAAGACGTACGGCGACGCCGAGCCCCGTCAGGCCACCCCGCGCGCCAACCGCGGTGACAACCTGACTTCGGGCTCTCCTTACCAGGACACCCCGCAGCCGGTCGGTGCCGCCTTCGGCGCCGCTGCCACACGGAGCGCCTGA